A genomic window from Synechococcus sp. CBW1107 includes:
- a CDS encoding alpha-ketoglutarate-dependent dioxygenase AlkB, producing MEPAGRILCWQAPGLALRLWPDWVEDADRQLSRLQQEIPWRQEAIILFGRSRPMPRLTCWVADDGCTYRYSGLANEPQPWSAALLEIRKALETTLGWRFNSVLLNRYRDGSDAMGWHADDEPELEPQAPIASVSLGASRSFRLKPRGRRGEGAEPITLELSHGDLLVMDPPTQRHWLHALPRRLRVRQERLNLTFRLIRTPAGAR from the coding sequence ATGGAACCGGCAGGCCGGATCCTCTGCTGGCAGGCCCCAGGCCTGGCCCTGCGTCTCTGGCCGGACTGGGTCGAGGATGCCGACCGGCAGCTGAGCCGGCTGCAGCAGGAGATTCCCTGGCGCCAGGAGGCGATCATCCTGTTCGGCCGCAGCCGGCCCATGCCGCGGCTCACCTGCTGGGTGGCGGATGACGGCTGCACGTACCGCTACAGCGGCCTGGCCAACGAGCCCCAGCCCTGGTCGGCAGCCCTGCTGGAGATCAGGAAGGCCCTGGAGACGACCCTGGGCTGGCGCTTCAACTCGGTGCTGCTCAACCGCTACCGCGACGGCAGCGACGCCATGGGCTGGCATGCCGACGATGAACCGGAGCTCGAGCCGCAGGCGCCGATCGCCTCGGTGAGCCTGGGGGCCAGCCGCAGCTTCCGCCTCAAGCCCCGAGGACGCCGGGGCGAGGGCGCCGAACCCATCACTCTGGAGCTGAGCCACGGCGATCTGCTGGTGATGGACCCTCCCACCCAGCGCCACTGGCTGCATGCGCTGCCACGGCGGCTGCGGGTGCGGCAGGAGCGCCTCAACCTGACCTTCCGGCTGATCCGAACCCCGGCCGGAGCCCGCTGA